In the genome of Silvanigrella paludirubra, the window TCTACCCAATCAATGGCGGCACCAAGACCGCAAACCTCTGTAATGGGAGGAGTTCCTGCTTCAAATTTAGCAGGGCCAGATATCCATTGACTTTCTTCAAGGGTGACATCGGAAATCATGCCACCACCAAAAGTAGAAGGAGGAAGCTTTTCGATAAGCTCTTCACTCATTGCCAAAACACCAATTCCGGAAGGGCCATATAATTTATGAGGACTAAATGCGATTGCATCGGCTCCTAAAGAAAATAAATATTCTTCATGGGTAGACATACTTTGTGCGCAGTCTAAAATTACGAGGGAACCTACTTTTTTAGCCATAGCAATAATTTCTTCAATTGGATTTATTTGTCCAATCACATTTCCAACATAGGCTAAAGAAACAATTTTAGTATTTTTAGTTATTAATTTTTCAGCTTCAGATAAATTTAGCGTTAATTGATTTCCCTTTTTTCCAAGCATTGAAATATAAGCTAACTCACAGTCTTTTCGAAGAGCTGCTTGCTGCCAAGGAATTAAATTTGCATGATGTTCAATTGCAGGAATCACTATTCGACTATTTTCATTTAAATAAACATCAGAAATACCATAGGCTAAAATATTTAAAGCTTCTGTAGTTCCTCTTGTAAATACAACTTGATTTGCATTTATTTTAGGATCAATAAATTTTGCTACTTTATGACGCGTATCTTCATACATTTGTGAAGATCGAATTGAAACACCATAAGCACCTCTGTGGACAGATCCGTAATCATTTTCTAAATGATTTACCATGGCCTGTATGACGTGTTTGGGTTTTTGTGCAGAAACAGCGGAATCAAGATAAACAAAGGGCTTTGTTTGTCCGTTGACTGATTTTTCGTTATTTTTAAAAATCGGGAATTCATCACGAATTTTAGAACCGAGATTATTTGCTTTCATTTTATTACCTTCCTTGGGGGCCGGGTGAAAAATCCGCCTCCAATATTTATCTGACATAGGGGTCGCAAAATGCTGAGAGCATGTCAACAATTCTTATAAGGGGATGATACCCGTAAACGAAGGTATTGATCTCTATTTGAGGAAATACGTAGATGCAATTTGGGAAAAATAAAAAGAAAAAAACACATATAGAAAATAAAAAGAATAGCTATAAAGAAAGTCTAGAAAAAGTTGCTTCTCTCGACTACCGTTGGGTTGTGCCTCTTACTATTAAAATAAAACAAAAATCATTCGTTATATCTAAATTTTTTTCTTATGTATTTGCAGAAATTGCGGTTTCTCCTCTTTCGGGAACAAAAACGACCATTGGCCGCTTTAGCCTAATTAAAGGAATTACAAAAGCCCTATTTCCTCAAAGTGATTCTTTACTTACTCAAATAGAAAAGTCAATAAAAGCACTTCAAGAAAACATTGGAGAAATCTCTAGTGAAATTTTAACAGACACTGAAGTAACACAAGAATTACTTTCTCCTTTTATAGAAATGGTATGCACAACTATTGAAAAAAATCCACAGCTCATTGCTTTATTTGGCCAACCACAAATTCTAGCAGCCGCTTTTGGCCCTCTTGGAGAAAGAATTGCTGGTTTTGTTGATTTAATTCCAGCTCTATCTAATCATGCCGCTGAAAAATTTCCAGATCTTAAAGAAACTTTTTTTAATTCTTTATTTCAACTTTCAAAAGAAGAAAGAAAAGATATTTATTTATTAGCAGAAGAAATATTAAGTGTTGTTTATAAAGAAAAAGTGTTACCTTTATTAAATAAAACTTTATCAAGTGACCCCAGAGGAAAAGTTCTTGCTCCTATTTTAAGTGGAGCTATTGAAGCCATACCAGGGGAAAGTTGTATAAATGCTGTATTATCTATTGCGTGTACTCCTCATAATGAATTTTCAAATGGCAGAGTAATTGCCATTGCAATTCAAGAGATGGGTGGTCTTTATGTTAAAATTTCTCAAGTTATTTCTGAGCTTTGTCCACCAAGTTTAGCAAGAGAGTTAAGAACAACACAAGATGATGCGGGAGGTATATTTCCAAGTATAGAAAAGTCATGGGAGTATTTAATTGAAACTTTAAATCAACCAGAATATCTTGATTGGAAACCTTATTTAATTATCCCCCCAAAACCTGTTCGTCATTTTGCGAGTGCAAGTGTGGGTGCATTATATAATTTTCAATTAAGTGAACTTGGAAAAGAAAAATATAATGTAGATAATGTTTTAATAAAATTGCAAAGACCAAACTTAAAAGAATTATTTGCATCTCAATGTGAGCATATTTTAAAATTAACAGATGAAGCAAATAAAGCTATTTTAATAGATAATAGCTTAACTAAAGATGTTGCTTCTGAGTTACTTGGTTTAGTTTCAACTTTAAGGAGATCTGTTTTAAATTATCATAAACAGAGCCAAGAAGAACTTAACTTTACTTTAGAAGAGCAAAATGCAGATAAA includes:
- a CDS encoding aminotransferase class V-fold PLP-dependent enzyme; the protein is MKANNLGSKIRDEFPIFKNNEKSVNGQTKPFVYLDSAVSAQKPKHVIQAMVNHLENDYGSVHRGAYGVSIRSSQMYEDTRHKVAKFIDPKINANQVVFTRGTTEALNILAYGISDVYLNENSRIVIPAIEHHANLIPWQQAALRKDCELAYISMLGKKGNQLTLNLSEAEKLITKNTKIVSLAYVGNVIGQINPIEEIIAMAKKVGSLVILDCAQSMSTHEEYLFSLGADAIAFSPHKLYGPSGIGVLAMSEELIEKLPPSTFGGGMISDVTLEESQWISGPAKFEAGTPPITEVCGLGAAIDWVEKKGRKNIHNHSSELAKIFLDGLKNINDIEVFSPESGQETIISFRHKKIHAHDMATILDSENIAMRAGHHCAWPLIRILGVDALIRCSFAAYSDRDDVEIALEAIKNASKKV